One Halobacterium zhouii genomic region harbors:
- the hmgA gene encoding hydroxymethylglutaryl-CoA reductase (NADPH) has translation MTDASGLADRVQSGDLRLYELEDHADADTAAAARRELLARETGVDLDAIGSFAFDAEQASETAVENLAGGAQLPMGVAGPLAVNGGAADDEYYLPLATTEGALVASVNRGCSAITTAGGANARVTKTGMTRAPVFRVEDVREGADVAEWVEENVDALREAAESTTSHGKLTGVTPYVVGDNVFLRFSYDTKDAMGMNMATIATGAAADVVEAETPAELVALSGNLCADKKPAAINAVEGRGRTVTADVHIPADVVEERFGTTPEAIEEANTRKNLIGSAKAGSLGFNAHAANVVAAVFLATGQDAAQVVEGANCITTVEARENELYASVNLASLEVGTVGGGTKLPTQREALDVLGVRGGGDPAGSNADALAEVIAAGALAGELSLLAALASRHLSSAHEDLGR, from the coding sequence ATGACCGACGCCTCGGGGCTCGCAGACCGCGTGCAGTCCGGTGACCTCCGACTCTACGAACTCGAAGACCACGCCGACGCCGACACCGCCGCCGCGGCGCGTCGTGAACTCCTCGCCCGGGAGACCGGCGTCGACCTGGACGCCATCGGCTCGTTCGCGTTCGACGCCGAACAGGCCAGCGAAACCGCCGTCGAGAACCTCGCGGGCGGTGCGCAGTTGCCGATGGGCGTCGCGGGACCGCTGGCCGTGAACGGCGGCGCCGCGGACGACGAGTACTACCTGCCGCTGGCCACCACGGAGGGCGCGCTCGTCGCGTCCGTCAATCGGGGCTGCTCGGCGATTACGACGGCGGGCGGCGCGAACGCTCGGGTCACGAAGACCGGGATGACGCGGGCGCCCGTCTTCCGCGTCGAGGACGTGCGCGAGGGCGCTGACGTCGCGGAGTGGGTCGAGGAGAACGTCGACGCGCTCCGGGAGGCCGCCGAATCCACGACGAGCCACGGGAAACTCACCGGCGTGACGCCGTACGTCGTCGGCGACAACGTCTTCCTCCGGTTCAGCTACGATACGAAGGACGCGATGGGGATGAACATGGCGACCATCGCCACGGGCGCCGCCGCGGACGTCGTCGAGGCGGAGACGCCCGCGGAACTCGTCGCGCTCTCCGGGAACCTCTGTGCGGACAAGAAGCCCGCCGCCATCAACGCCGTCGAGGGCCGCGGACGCACCGTCACCGCCGACGTCCACATCCCCGCGGACGTCGTCGAGGAGCGCTTCGGCACGACGCCCGAGGCCATCGAGGAGGCGAACACGCGCAAGAACCTCATCGGGAGCGCGAAGGCCGGGAGTCTCGGGTTCAACGCGCACGCCGCGAACGTGGTCGCCGCGGTGTTCCTCGCGACCGGGCAGGACGCAGCACAGGTCGTCGAGGGCGCGAACTGCATCACCACCGTCGAGGCCAGGGAAAACGAGCTCTACGCGTCGGTGAATCTAGCGTCCCTGGAGGTCGGCACCGTCGGCGGCGGCACGAAACTCCCGACCCAGCGCGAGGCCCTCGACGTGCTCGGGGTGCGCGGCGGCGGTGACCCCGCTGGGTCGAACGCCGACGCGCTCGCGGAGGTCATCGCCGCCGGCGCGCTCGCGGGCGAACTCAGTCTGCTCGCGGCGCTGGCGTCCCGCCACCTCTCCTCGGCGCACGAGGACCTTGGGCGCTGA
- a CDS encoding amidohydrolase — protein sequence MTAAADLILRNGEVHTLADPDETHEAVAVRDGRVVRLASDYEIEFLEGVETEVVDLDGRVLLPGFVDAHTHMETVGQYGVHADLRGASGPEEVVERLQVRADELAEGSENDAGGWVLGFGYDESTWNASEGTDAADLTAGDLDRVSEDRPVAAIREDMHTATVNSAVISEYGDDMPDGDVMGGGRIVEDAVEVVYDATDPDSTETKDLLRAAQREANSLGVTCVHDMVRQSHSPRAFRELDESGELSVRVRLNYWTDHLDAVLETGLATNHGSEMVEVGGIKSFTDGSFGGRTAKLSESYADDPDETGKWVVDPEELESVVERVDDAGLQMTVHAIGDEAVDAVLDAYEACAGESGDGSVRDRRHRIEHAELASDDAIERMADLGVVASMQPNFLKWAGEDGLYEDRLGTERRKASNRFAAYREAGVPLAFGSDCMPLDPLLGVHHAVNAPADSQRLGVTDALRAYTSGGAYAGFAADEMGTLREGVLADFVVLADSPWEHPESIRDVNVDATVVGGDVVYRQDA from the coding sequence ATGACTGCGGCCGCCGACCTGATTCTGCGCAACGGCGAGGTGCACACGCTTGCCGACCCGGACGAGACGCACGAGGCCGTCGCCGTGCGGGACGGGCGCGTCGTGCGCCTGGCCAGCGACTACGAGATCGAGTTCCTGGAGGGCGTCGAGACGGAGGTGGTCGACCTCGACGGACGCGTCCTGCTGCCCGGATTCGTGGACGCCCACACGCACATGGAGACCGTCGGACAGTACGGCGTCCACGCCGACCTCCGGGGCGCGAGCGGGCCCGAGGAGGTCGTGGAGCGACTGCAGGTGCGCGCGGACGAACTGGCCGAGGGCAGCGAGAACGACGCCGGCGGCTGGGTGCTGGGCTTCGGCTACGACGAGAGCACGTGGAACGCGAGCGAGGGGACGGACGCCGCCGACCTCACCGCGGGCGACCTGGACCGCGTGAGCGAGGACCGGCCTGTTGCGGCCATCCGCGAAGACATGCACACGGCGACGGTGAACAGCGCCGTCATCAGCGAGTACGGCGACGACATGCCCGACGGCGACGTGATGGGTGGCGGCCGCATCGTGGAGGACGCCGTCGAGGTCGTCTACGACGCCACCGACCCGGACTCCACGGAGACGAAGGACCTCCTGCGAGCGGCCCAGCGCGAAGCCAACAGCCTCGGCGTGACCTGCGTCCACGACATGGTGCGACAGTCCCACTCGCCGCGGGCGTTCCGCGAGTTGGACGAATCCGGCGAGCTCTCGGTTCGCGTGCGCCTGAACTACTGGACGGACCACCTCGACGCCGTCCTGGAGACCGGTCTGGCGACGAACCACGGGAGCGAGATGGTTGAGGTCGGGGGCATCAAGTCGTTCACGGACGGGAGTTTCGGTGGGCGAACCGCGAAGCTCTCGGAATCGTACGCGGACGACCCGGACGAGACAGGGAAGTGGGTTGTCGACCCCGAGGAACTGGAGTCGGTCGTCGAGCGCGTGGACGACGCTGGTCTCCAGATGACCGTCCACGCAATCGGCGACGAGGCCGTCGACGCGGTGTTGGACGCCTACGAGGCCTGCGCAGGCGAGTCGGGTGACGGGAGCGTGCGCGACCGCCGCCACCGCATCGAACACGCCGAACTAGCGAGCGACGACGCCATCGAGCGCATGGCCGACCTGGGTGTCGTGGCGTCGATGCAGCCGAACTTCCTGAAGTGGGCGGGCGAGGACGGCCTCTACGAGGACCGCCTCGGCACCGAGCGCCGGAAGGCATCGAACCGATTCGCGGCGTACCGCGAGGCGGGCGTGCCCCTCGCGTTTGGCAGCGACTGCATGCCACTCGACCCGCTTCTCGGCGTCCACCACGCGGTCAACGCGCCCGCAGACTCACAGCGACTCGGCGTGACCGACGCGCTCCGCGCGTACACCTCGGGCGGCGCGTACGCCGGATTTGCGGCGGACGAGATGGGCACGCTCCGGGAGGGCGTGCTCGCGGACTTCGTCGTGCTCGCGGACTCGCCGTGGGAGCACCCGGAGTCGATTCGGGACGTGAACGTGGACGCGACGGTCGTGGGCGGCGACGTCGTGTACCGGCAGGACGCGTGA
- the gpmI gene encoding 2,3-bisphosphoglycerate-independent phosphoglycerate mutase, with protein MQTALVVLDGWGLGDHDRLDAVRAADTPNFDDYAESGAFGTLTTSGRDVGLPRGQMGNSEVGHLTIGAGRVVRQEYARIEDAVADGELCQNDAISGALDHVEVTGGRVHFMGLVSDGGVHSDHEHLHALLECAASRDLEATTHAFTDGRDTAPQSAENYLYSLQEVVSEYDTGDVATVSGRYYAMDRDQNWDRTRKAFDAIVERNGMHRAETAVDAVRESYERGDTDEFVEPTIVRGGDRLSEGDAVVFFNFRADRARQLVRMLADIRPDDWGFDTDPPDVPVVTMTEYDETFDLPVAFPAKEPTDTLGEVVSEAGRTQLRVAESEKYPHVTYFLNGGREVEFDGEMRRIVDSPDVPTYDQQPEMSAREVTDVTLDALADEDPDVLVLNYANPDMVGHTGDYEAAVDAVEAVDEQLGRLVPALREADAHVVLTADHGNADDMGTEAEPHTAHTFNPVPFVHVAPSEGNRDDDGGFTVREDGALRDVAPTLLSLLDVEQPDVMTGESLLE; from the coding sequence ATGCAGACCGCGCTCGTCGTGCTGGACGGCTGGGGGCTCGGAGACCACGACAGACTGGACGCCGTCCGCGCGGCCGATACGCCGAACTTCGACGACTACGCCGAAAGCGGCGCGTTCGGCACGCTCACCACGTCCGGGCGGGACGTCGGCCTCCCGCGCGGGCAGATGGGGAACAGCGAGGTCGGGCACCTCACCATCGGCGCGGGGCGCGTGGTGCGCCAGGAGTACGCGCGCATCGAAGACGCTGTCGCGGACGGCGAACTCTGCCAGAACGACGCCATCTCGGGTGCGCTCGATCACGTCGAAGTGACGGGTGGGCGCGTCCACTTCATGGGACTCGTGAGCGATGGCGGGGTGCACTCGGACCACGAACACCTGCACGCGCTCCTCGAGTGCGCCGCGAGCCGCGACCTCGAAGCGACCACGCACGCGTTCACGGACGGACGAGACACCGCCCCGCAGAGCGCCGAGAACTATCTCTACTCGCTCCAGGAGGTCGTCTCCGAGTACGACACCGGGGACGTCGCCACGGTCTCCGGCCGGTACTACGCGATGGACCGCGACCAGAACTGGGACCGTACCAGGAAAGCCTTCGACGCCATCGTCGAGCGGAACGGGATGCACCGCGCGGAAACGGCGGTCGACGCCGTCCGGGAGTCCTACGAGCGAGGGGACACGGACGAGTTCGTCGAACCGACCATCGTCAGGGGCGGCGACCGACTGAGCGAGGGCGACGCGGTCGTGTTCTTCAACTTCCGCGCCGACCGCGCGCGCCAGCTCGTGCGGATGCTCGCGGACATCCGACCGGACGACTGGGGCTTCGACACCGACCCGCCGGACGTGCCGGTCGTCACGATGACGGAGTACGACGAGACGTTCGACCTCCCGGTGGCGTTCCCGGCGAAGGAGCCAACGGACACGCTCGGTGAGGTCGTCTCGGAGGCCGGACGTACACAACTGCGGGTCGCGGAGTCCGAGAAGTACCCTCACGTCACGTACTTCCTGAACGGCGGGCGCGAGGTGGAGTTCGACGGCGAGATGCGGCGCATCGTCGACTCCCCGGACGTGCCGACCTACGACCAGCAACCCGAGATGAGCGCGCGCGAGGTGACCGACGTCACGCTCGACGCGCTCGCCGACGAGGACCCGGACGTGCTCGTGTTGAACTACGCGAACCCGGACATGGTCGGGCACACGGGCGACTACGAGGCCGCAGTCGATGCAGTAGAGGCCGTCGACGAGCAACTCGGGCGACTCGTGCCAGCGCTCAGAGAGGCCGATGCGCACGTCGTTCTCACCGCCGACCACGGGAACGCCGACGACATGGGCACCGAGGCGGAACCCCACACCGCGCACACGTTCAACCCCGTGCCGTTCGTCCATGTAGCGCCCAGTGAGGGCAACAGGGACGACGATGGTGGATTTACCGTCCGCGAGGACGGCGCGCTCCGCGACGTGGCTCCCACGCTGCTCTCCCTGCTCGACGTCGAGCAACCTGACGTGATGACTGGCGAGTCGCTACTCGAATAG
- a CDS encoding cell division protein SepF yields MGFMDKILGGSGSSTEDYVELDIEDFDTDAAEAGVQLHIAEIDGQEDVIAIKDAVYDGDLVIADITRLRTEDSTVEHVVDELRQVAREVGGDIVQKGDDQIIVTPSGIGISRSKLNHR; encoded by the coding sequence ATGGGCTTCATGGACAAGATTCTCGGTGGGAGCGGTAGTTCCACCGAGGACTACGTCGAACTCGACATCGAGGACTTCGACACGGACGCGGCGGAGGCCGGCGTGCAACTCCACATCGCGGAGATCGACGGACAGGAGGACGTCATCGCTATCAAGGACGCGGTGTACGACGGCGACCTCGTCATCGCGGACATCACGCGCCTCCGCACGGAGGACAGCACCGTCGAACACGTCGTCGACGAACTCCGACAGGTCGCCCGGGAAGTCGGCGGCGACATCGTCCAGAAGGGCGACGACCAGATCATCGTCACGCCGAGCGGCATCGGCATCAGCCGCTCGAAGCTGAACCACCGGTAA
- a CDS encoding DUF5611 family protein: MKEYKMRRGEYLEDRMPDLEAEIEDYFGSPTATEEYKGSDLHVVEDPDNPVFDRIVAGAVTYSGKKDKLAVDFEERDAEDVIAEGNAEAAADAVNAKNEFLLEATGRDAKSRRDSMKRSVEDDAEKPDNVS, from the coding sequence ATGAAGGAGTACAAGATGCGCCGCGGGGAGTACCTCGAAGACCGCATGCCCGACCTCGAGGCCGAAATCGAGGACTACTTCGGTAGCCCGACGGCCACCGAGGAGTACAAGGGAAGCGACCTCCACGTCGTCGAGGACCCCGACAACCCCGTGTTCGATCGCATCGTCGCGGGCGCAGTGACTTACTCCGGAAAGAAGGACAAACTCGCCGTCGACTTCGAGGAGCGAGACGCCGAGGACGTCATCGCGGAAGGGAACGCCGAGGCCGCTGCGGACGCCGTCAACGCGAAAAACGAGTTCCTGCTCGAGGCCACGGGCCGCGACGCGAAGTCCCGCCGCGACTCGATGAAGCGCTCCGTCGAGGACGACGCGGAGAAACCCGACAACGTCTCGTAG
- a CDS encoding MSCRAMM family adhesin SdrC encodes MGLRCSLLGHDYGEPFVERGREERGNEVVVTERELQECSRCGAENVTTENTEVRSIEPTDSATSSDAGASGASTGAESTAGGSASGRAGASPSGGETADATSGAFTSASDAIERAEADMQTDSSGTAGGASAADADATAAGADTATDAGEDDAVIIDDSADEDTAGSEQWDEQADVDPDADHDPAPDPDGEDVEFVDGPQTGGDNTSTDTGASDAASAGQSGGAQAVAAERSDDRPRGEWPDHDGEDAGVDATTDDTSFQFGDESEQFVEADTGFTSAGPIEQSESEDDLDFALYCPECGFERRAAGSSLRAGDICPDCRKGYLAED; translated from the coding sequence ATGGGTCTCAGGTGCTCCCTGCTCGGACACGACTACGGAGAGCCCTTCGTCGAGCGGGGCCGGGAAGAGCGCGGGAACGAGGTGGTCGTGACCGAGCGCGAACTTCAGGAGTGTTCGCGCTGTGGAGCGGAGAACGTCACGACGGAGAACACGGAAGTTCGGTCCATCGAACCGACCGATTCGGCGACGTCGTCGGACGCAGGGGCGTCCGGCGCGTCGACGGGGGCCGAGAGTACGGCCGGCGGTTCGGCGTCCGGGAGAGCCGGCGCCTCGCCGTCCGGCGGTGAGACCGCCGACGCAACGTCTGGCGCGTTCACGTCCGCGTCCGACGCCATCGAGCGAGCGGAAGCCGACATGCAGACGGACTCGTCGGGCACCGCCGGCGGTGCGTCGGCGGCCGACGCAGACGCGACCGCGGCCGGCGCCGACACCGCGACGGACGCGGGCGAGGACGACGCCGTCATCATCGACGATTCCGCCGACGAAGACACTGCGGGCAGCGAGCAGTGGGACGAGCAGGCGGACGTCGACCCGGACGCCGACCACGACCCGGCGCCCGACCCGGACGGCGAAGACGTCGAGTTCGTCGACGGGCCACAGACCGGCGGCGACAACACGTCTACCGACACCGGAGCCAGCGACGCCGCGTCCGCGGGACAGTCCGGCGGCGCGCAGGCCGTCGCCGCCGAGCGTTCTGACGACCGCCCGCGAGGCGAGTGGCCGGACCACGACGGCGAGGACGCCGGCGTCGACGCGACGACCGACGACACGTCGTTCCAGTTCGGCGACGAGAGCGAGCAGTTCGTGGAGGCCGACACGGGGTTCACGAGCGCCGGCCCCATCGAGCAGTCCGAGAGCGAGGACGACCTCGACTTCGCGCTGTACTGTCCGGAGTGCGGGTTCGAGCGCCGCGCCGCCGGGTCGAGTCTGCGCGCGGGCGACATCTGCCCGGACTGCCGGAAGGGCTACCTCGCCGAGGACTAG
- a CDS encoding DUF6432 family protein — protein MHAKREYRDRDDTEVAVLDALVDRSEEGMTVFELRSQVDADIDTLEDALSSLKDENLIDAEENGDRTVFIADDRVVPEGDNDSVEESSWLDAIRRKLGF, from the coding sequence ATGCACGCGAAGCGCGAGTATCGGGACCGTGACGACACCGAAGTGGCGGTGCTCGACGCGCTCGTCGACCGCTCTGAAGAGGGGATGACGGTCTTCGAGTTGCGCTCCCAGGTCGACGCCGACATCGACACGCTGGAGGACGCCCTGAGTTCGCTGAAGGACGAGAACCTCATCGACGCCGAGGAGAACGGCGACCGTACCGTCTTCATCGCCGACGACCGCGTCGTCCCCGAGGGAGATAACGACTCCGTCGAGGAGTCGTCCTGGCTCGACGCCATCCGCCGGAAACTCGGTTTCTGA
- a CDS encoding aminomethyltransferase family protein — MTVVRERHEDHGAAFRDVAGRAFPEQYGRPERAHRAVRNVVGVTEHAFDVLVVAGEDRREFVDDTVTNRVPDADGEGVYALLLDSQGRVRLDCYVFATSDTLLLFLPAGTGEDLADEWSERTFVQDVEIEYATDDFGVFGVHGPNATEKIASVLHNASPSEDPLTFVRGEMEAGVTVIRDDNLAGEEGYLVVCAAEDADPVFETLLVRGLNAAPFGRQTWETLTLEAGTPLYETELEGQIPNVLGLRNAVDFEKGCFVGQEVVSKVENRGQPSSRLVGLAPDALPEAGATVSDAGKPIGEVTRAAVSPVLDEPVALATVEWEAGDSLAVETANGFVDAPVADLPFVEGSEQSARLPKY, encoded by the coding sequence ATGACCGTCGTCAGAGAGCGCCACGAGGACCACGGCGCCGCGTTCCGCGACGTCGCGGGGCGCGCGTTCCCCGAGCAGTACGGTCGCCCGGAGCGCGCCCACCGCGCGGTGCGCAACGTCGTCGGCGTCACCGAGCACGCGTTCGACGTGCTCGTCGTGGCCGGCGAGGACCGCCGCGAGTTCGTGGACGACACCGTGACGAACCGCGTGCCCGACGCCGACGGCGAGGGCGTGTACGCGCTCCTCCTCGACTCCCAGGGCCGCGTCCGCCTGGACTGTTACGTGTTCGCGACGAGCGACACGCTCCTCCTGTTCCTGCCGGCGGGCACCGGTGAGGACCTCGCCGACGAGTGGAGCGAGCGGACGTTCGTCCAGGACGTCGAGATCGAGTACGCGACCGACGACTTCGGTGTGTTCGGCGTCCACGGCCCGAACGCCACCGAGAAGATAGCGAGCGTGCTCCACAACGCCAGTCCGAGCGAGGACCCGTTGACGTTCGTGCGCGGCGAGATGGAGGCCGGCGTCACCGTCATCCGGGACGACAACCTCGCGGGCGAAGAGGGCTACCTCGTCGTCTGCGCCGCCGAGGACGCCGACCCCGTGTTCGAGACGCTGCTGGTCCGCGGCCTGAACGCCGCGCCGTTCGGCCGGCAGACCTGGGAGACGCTCACCCTCGAAGCGGGGACGCCGCTGTACGAGACGGAACTGGAGGGACAGATTCCGAACGTGCTCGGCCTGCGGAACGCCGTCGACTTCGAGAAGGGGTGTTTCGTCGGCCAGGAGGTCGTCTCGAAGGTCGAGAACAGAGGGCAGCCGAGTTCCCGACTCGTCGGCCTCGCGCCCGACGCGCTCCCGGAAGCGGGGGCGACCGTGAGCGACGCCGGCAAACCCATCGGTGAGGTGACGCGCGCCGCGGTCAGCCCCGTGCTCGACGAACCGGTCGCGCTCGCCACCGTGGAGTGGGAGGCGGGCGACTCGCTGGCAGTCGAGACCGCCAACGGCTTCGTCGACGCGCCCGTCGCGGACCTGCCGTTCGTCGAGGGCAGCGAGCAATCCGCGCGCTTGCCGAAGTACTGA
- a CDS encoding geranylgeranyl reductase family protein, translating into MYDFAVVGVGPAGARFARRAAERGHDVVAFESGELGKPLACSGHVSLDVWEFVPEEYHDELFQNAIHGARFHLGGADSESYPFYKSEPISNAIDRVQLDKTLADAARDAGADVREQHTVTSVEEHADRVELTVRGPEETVEVDAKLVAGADGPRSRVRDALGLPEPEEFLHGALAFDPDPDHQNFVDVHLTVPEFFAWRIPRGDAGVEYGLAAAPGEDVTAMFDDLVEDYGVEVEHRCSGLIPIGPPDSVTGRRGFLLGDAAGQTKPFTGGGIRYGMTAADCAARVIDPDDPGTLAAYESAWRDELAREIRLGHLVRRGYSFPEVVQRAGMRLFSGEIGVHMDEPTSVFSLAQMKAMLPGLSSAEKNR; encoded by the coding sequence ATGTACGACTTCGCGGTCGTCGGCGTCGGTCCAGCGGGCGCGCGGTTCGCGCGGCGGGCCGCGGAACGCGGCCACGACGTGGTTGCCTTCGAGTCGGGTGAACTCGGCAAACCACTGGCGTGCTCCGGACACGTCAGCCTCGACGTCTGGGAGTTCGTCCCCGAGGAGTACCACGACGAGTTGTTCCAGAACGCCATCCACGGCGCGCGCTTCCACCTCGGCGGCGCGGACTCCGAGTCGTATCCGTTCTACAAATCCGAGCCGATTTCGAACGCCATCGACCGCGTGCAACTGGACAAGACGCTGGCAGACGCCGCCCGCGACGCGGGGGCCGACGTCCGTGAGCAACACACCGTGACGAGCGTCGAGGAGCACGCCGACCGCGTCGAGTTGACGGTTCGCGGCCCCGAGGAGACAGTTGAAGTGGACGCGAAACTGGTCGCCGGCGCGGACGGCCCGCGCTCGCGGGTTCGTGACGCGCTCGGCCTGCCGGAACCAGAGGAGTTCCTGCACGGCGCGCTCGCGTTCGACCCGGACCCCGACCACCAGAACTTCGTGGACGTCCACCTCACCGTCCCGGAGTTCTTCGCGTGGCGCATCCCGCGCGGCGACGCGGGCGTGGAGTACGGTCTCGCCGCCGCGCCCGGCGAGGACGTGACCGCGATGTTCGACGACCTCGTCGAGGACTACGGCGTCGAGGTCGAGCACCGCTGCTCGGGGCTGATTCCCATCGGTCCGCCGGACAGCGTGACCGGCCGTCGCGGGTTCCTGCTCGGCGACGCCGCCGGGCAGACCAAGCCGTTCACGGGCGGTGGCATCCGCTACGGGATGACGGCGGCGGATTGTGCGGCGCGCGTAATCGACCCCGACGACCCCGGTACGCTCGCGGCCTACGAGTCGGCGTGGCGCGACGAACTGGCGCGGGAGATCAGACTCGGCCACCTGGTGCGTCGCGGCTACTCGTTCCCCGAGGTCGTCCAGCGCGCCGGCATGCGGCTGTTCTCCGGGGAGATCGGCGTCCACATGGACGAACCGACGAGCGTGTTCTCGCTCGCGCAGATGAAGGCGATGCTGCCCGGCCTATCGAGCGCCGAGAAGAACCGCTGA